Genomic segment of Chloroflexota bacterium:
GATCTGATCACGAGGCGGCGTTTGGGGTCAGATCGATCGTGTGGGAGGGTGTGATGTGGAAGGCGATTCGGCGTGATATCCAGGCGGTATTCGATCGGGATCCCGCCGCGAGGAGCGTGCTGGAGGTTTTGCTGTGCTATCCGGGTCTGCACGCGATCTGGATGTATCGCGTGGCCCACTGGCTGTGGACGCATCGCCTCTACCTCCTGGGACGTTGGGTATCCCACGTCGCCCGCTGGCTGACCGGGATCGAAATCCATCCAGGCGCCGTCATCGGCCCGGGGTTCTTCATCGATCACGGGATGGGGGTGGTCATCGGGGAGACGGCCGAGATCGGTGAGGATGTGACCCTATATCACGGGGTCACGTTGGGAGGCGTGAGCTGGAAGCGGGAGAAGCGCCATCCCACCATCGGCAATCATGTGGTCATCGGGGCCGGGGCCAAGATCCTGGGCCCGATCACCGTTGGAGATCGCACCCGGATCGGCGCCAACTCCGTGGTGGTGAAAGATGTGCCGCCCAACTCCGTCGTGGTGGGAGTGCCCGGCCGTGTGCGCTCTCGGAACGGCGAGGCGACCGAGGATCAGCGCCACGAGGATCTGCGGCACGATGTGCTGCCGGACGCCACCATGGAGTTGCTGCAGCAGCTGATGACCCGGCTGACGGCTCTGGAGCAGGAGGTGATGCGTCTGCGGCGCCCGCGTGAGGCGGAAGAACAGATGCTGGCGAAGGGATATCAGGGCCCGTGGGGCATCTGACCGGCGCCGCCGGGTAGCCCTCAGGGCGTGAGCGTAACGCGCCGCTCCTCGGGGCCGGCGGGCCAGCGGGCCAGCGTCACGCCGCCTAGCAGGAGGGCGCCCAGGGCCACGAAGGGCAGCGTGAGCGGCTCTCCCAGCGCGATCACGCCCAGCGCGATGGAGACGATCGGCTGCAGGTACTGATAGATCGTGGTGCGCACTCCGCCGATCCGGCGGATGCCGGTGTACCAGAAGAGGTTGGCCAGCACGACGTTGATGGCGGTCGTCCACAGGACCACGCCCCAGACGGGCGCCGAGACGGCGGCCCAGTCGACGCCGGAGGCCATCCCTAGGGCGAACGGCGTGAGCGCGAGCCCTGCAAACAGGGTGCACCAGGTGACCACGATCCGCATGCCGTACTTGCGCAGCAGCGGGGCGACGAGGATGGCCTGCATCCCGTCCACGGCTGCCGAGGTCAGGATCAAGAGATCGCCCTTCCAGGTGCCCTGGCCCAGCGTCAGCCCGCTGCGATATTGTTGCAGGAGCGCCACCGCCGTGAAGCAGATCCCGATCCCCACCATCTGGCGCCATCCGATGCGGTCCTGGCGCAGGATCGCCGCGCAGAGGGCGGCGAAGATGGGCGTCGTCGCGATCATGAGCCCGGTGTTCCCGGCCGTGGTCATGGGCAGCCCGATCATGTAGGTGATCTGGTTGACGGCCCAGCCGCCCACACCCACCAGCACGAGCCGGGGCCAGTCGGATCGTTCCACGACGAGCGGCCGGCGGGCCAGCATCGCGTAGAGGAACAGCCCGGCGGCCGCCAGCCACATGCGCATCGGCGTGAAGACGAGCGGCGGGATCTCCGCCAGGGCGATCTTTCCCAGGACGGGGAAGCTGCCCCAGATCAGGATAACCGATAGCAAGAGCGCATCCGTGCCGGTTAGAGGGCTTGTAGATCGGCGCGGGTGCGCTTTTCGCGTGGGAAGCGATTTCGACTGGGGAGACATCCGTCCTTCCTGAGATCGGGATGGCGTGGCGGACCTGGCGAGCGTTTCGGACTGTTTGATCGGATTGTAGGTGGGGTAGCTCGTCCCGTCAAGCCGGGGTCGAAGGGTGGGGCCTTCCCAGGGGGTGCGGCTTTACTGTGTCGCTTGGCCGGGCCGTCTGAGGATCAGATGGGGTTGGAGGGGGACGGGACGGAGGCGGGTAGACGGCGCGCTCGGGGAGGATGCTGGGCTGCCGCCCGCCGGCGCAGACGGCAGCCCAGGGGAAACGTCATGCCCGGATCTCCTGGCGCTGGAAGAGCACATAGCCCAGGGCGAACAGCAGGATGGTCGCGGCGATGAGCCCTGTGAGATGCGGCCAGATGAGGAGCACGCTCTGGCTGAGAGGCAACGGGGTGCCCAGGACGGCCCCCTGGAGCTGAATGGGAAGCACCAGGCCGAAAGCCCGCACCGTGGGCTGTAGCAGCGCCAGCGTGATCTCGGCGTACAGCGTGTTCGGCGACAGGCGCGTGAGCGCCAGCTCCAGCTTGGCCTGGGCCAGGATCTCCTGGGGGAACCCGAACCGGATCGGCTGCAACAGTTGGGCCAGCAGGCTGGCGATGGTGCTCCAGAAGACGGTGAAGAACAGCCAGACGGCGATGGAGGCCAGGGCAGCCGTGGCCGGCTGGCGGAAGACGATCGAGAACACCATGGCCAGCCCCAGCCAGATCCCCCCGTAGAAGATCGTGGCCAGTAGGAACCACAGGCTCCGTGCGACCTCCTCGCCTCCCGGGGGAACGCCCAGGCGCAGCAGGCCCATGCCGATGATCAGCAGCCAGATGGCCGTCAGGACCAGGGCCAGCGTGAAAAGCCGGGCCAGGAACTTCCCCAGGAGCAGGGCATCGCGATAGATAGGCTGCGCCAGGACGCGGGACATCGTCCGCCGGTTGAACTCCCCGTTCACCGCGTCGAATCCCAGGGCGATCGCGATCAACGGCACCAGGAATCCCAGGAACCCGACGAAGGCGGGCAGTGGATCACGCGCGGTCGTGAACAACCTGAGGAACAGGAACGGATCGTGGCTCACGGTCGTCCGCAGGTTCTCCATCGACGCGTACACGGTGCCGACCGCCGTCAGGACGATGAGCAACTCCAGGATCCGCATGCGGACGCTGGTGAGGTGATCGGCCATCTCCTTGGCCACCACCGCCCACAGGCCGGTCCATGGTGAACCCTCCCGCACCCGCTCACGCTGAGACACTTGCAGGGACATGGCTCACCTCCTGGAAGTATCGAGCGTATATCTCGTCGAGGCTCGGCTCCTCCAGCTCCAGCGCGCAGAGCTGACCGCCCGCCTCGATGACGGCGCGGGCGGCCTCCCGGCGTAGATCCCGCTGAGCCTCCACCTCGTAGATGTTCTCGCTCGGGTGGCGCACCTCCGCCACCTCCGGCAGGGCGCGCAGCGCCTTTTCCAGCGCGTCCGTGGGGCCTTCGACCTCAAGGCGGACCCGGTACGCGCTTCCGCACACGCGCTGGGCCAGCTCCTTCACCGTGCCCTCCACCACCATGCGTCCCTCGCGGAACAGGCCCACCCGGTCGCATACGGCCTGCACCTGGTACAGCAGGTGCGAGGCCAGCAAGACGGTGATGTCCTGGGCCTTCAGGTTGCGGATGATGTCCAGGAACTCCCGGGCGGCCTCCGGATCCAGCCCCTGGGTCGGCTCGTCCAGGATGACGAGCTGGGGGCGCTTGATGAGGAGATCCGCGACGCCCAGCCGCTGGCGCATCCCTCGCGAGAACGTGCCCACGGGCCGGTCGGCGACCTCGCTCAGACCCATCTGCTCCAGGGCCTCATCGATGCGTTCGTACGCCTCGGCGCGGCGCAGGCCGTTGAGCTTGGCGATGTAGATCAGGTTCTCGCGTGCGGTCATCTCATCGTAGAAGCCGACCTGATCGGGGAGATACCCCACGCGAGCCTTGACGCTCAACGGCTCCCGTGCCGGGTCGAAGCCCAGCACGCGCACGGTGCCCGCTGTGGGCTCGGTGAGGCCCAGGATCATGAGGATGGTGGTGGTCTTGCCGGAGCCGTTGGGGCCGAGCATGCCGAAGACCTCACCCCGCTGCACCGTCAGGTCGAGTTCCTCGACGGCGACGATGCCGTTGTAGTGCTTGGTGAGGCCGTGCGTTTCGATGACTGGCTCGCCCATGGTTCACCTCCTGCGAGGATCACCGGCGGCCAAAGCGGACCACGGCCAACCCCACCACGGCGACGGCGACGGCGATCAAAGCGACCCCGACCACCCCCCAGAGCGTGGTGGTCAGCACCGTGATGCGGAAGTCCGTCGAGTCAGAGGTGCCTCCCTCGGCCCGGGCTCGAATCGTGATCATGTAGTCGCCGGCCACCGCCTTGTCGGAGGGCCGGATCTTGGCCGTCGCCTCCACCTGCTGGCCGGCCGGGATCTCCGGGATCTCCTTCGGATCGAACTCTACGGACCACCCGGTGGGCTGTGTGGCGCTCAGCTTCACGTCGTGAGCCGGCGCGCTGCCGGTGTTCCGCACGACGATCTGGAGCGGGGACTCCCGGCCCGCGTACGCCTCGCCGGACAGCCGGGCGTCCGGCGCCGTCACGGAGAGGCTGGGCTGCCCCTGCACATCCGCGGTGAGCTCCAGCCTGGCCTGCGCCTCGCCGCCTTGCACCATCACGAGGATCTGGTACTGCCCGGCAGGGGTCTCCCGCGGGGGCTTCACCTCGATGTTGATCCGCTTGGTCTCGTTCGCCTTCACCGGCAGGCTGGTGACCTCCTGGGTGCCAAAGGATGGCTTGAAGCTCACCCGGAACCCCTCCGGGGCCTCGGCACTCAGGTTGACGAGGAGATCCTCATCCCCCTCGTTCTTGAGTTTGGCCTCATAGCGGAAGGTCGTGGTAGGCGTGCCCTTCAGCGTGGGGAGCTCCACCTCCAGCGTGAGCTTGGGCGGGAGCTTCTCCTGGACGGTCAGCTCGATGGGCAGCTCCGCCGTGGCCGTCTTGCCCTTGGCGAGCACGACGAGGCGGTAGGTCCCCGGAGCGACCCCCTTCGGCTGCTCCAGCCGAAGACTCACCGACGCGTCCTCTTTGGAATCGACGTAGACGGACTTGATGACCCGGCCACCGCCGCGGAAGGTGGCGGTCCATCCATCGGGGAGGTCTCGTACGCTGAGACGGACTATCTGCGGGGAAATTCCCGAGCTGCGTATGGTCAGCGAGAGATTCAGGGTCTCGCCTGGTTCCGCAACCTGTGCCGGATAGCGCGTGAAGATCGTTAACCCCTGCGCGCTTCCGCCCTGTGCGAAAGCGGGAACCCATCCTCCACCCAACAGCACGAGGCTCAGCACCATCACTGCGATCCAAACTCGTCGCATGGTTCTACCTCCGTTGGTCATGATGATAGTGATGTAGCTTGGTGCGCCCGTGAGGTTAGAAGCCTAGCCTGCGCGGCGCTCTTAGGTGGAAGTGCAAAAGCACCCTCCATCGATCTCAATAGAAGGTGCTCCTCTTCAGGTTTGGGAGTTGGGGGGTCGCCTCCCGGATACCAAACAACCCAGATTATAGATACAGGGGGGCGAATATGTCAAATCCGGCCGGTTCCGGTAACGTACCCTTTTCGAGGGGAAATGCTGTGGGGAGGTTTTGAGGGGCACGGCCTCCGTAGCGGTGGGCGACCGGCTGGCCGCCCACCTGTCGCACCCTTCACCCATCGTCCCTGCTGCTCGCGATCACTCCTTCTTCTCCCGCAGGAACAGGGTCAGCACGATGCTCACAGCGCTGACCACCAGGCTGCCCAGGAAGGCGGACAGAAATCCATCGACGGAGAACTCGAGCCCCATCCTGTTAGCGATGGCCGAG
This window contains:
- the cysE gene encoding serine O-acetyltransferase, which translates into the protein MWKAIRRDIQAVFDRDPAARSVLEVLLCYPGLHAIWMYRVAHWLWTHRLYLLGRWVSHVARWLTGIEIHPGAVIGPGFFIDHGMGVVIGETAEIGEDVTLYHGVTLGGVSWKREKRHPTIGNHVVIGAGAKILGPITVGDRTRIGANSVVVKDVPPNSVVVGVPGRVRSRNGEATEDQRHEDLRHDVLPDATMELLQQLMTRLTALEQEVMRLRRPREAEEQMLAKGYQGPWGI
- a CDS encoding DMT family transporter; this translates as MLSVILIWGSFPVLGKIALAEIPPLVFTPMRMWLAAAGLFLYAMLARRPLVVERSDWPRLVLVGVGGWAVNQITYMIGLPMTTAGNTGLMIATTPIFAALCAAILRQDRIGWRQMVGIGICFTAVALLQQYRSGLTLGQGTWKGDLLILTSAAVDGMQAILVAPLLRKYGMRIVVTWCTLFAGLALTPFALGMASGVDWAAVSAPVWGVVLWTTAINVVLANLFWYTGIRRIGGVRTTIYQYLQPIVSIALGVIALGEPLTLPFVALGALLLGGVTLARWPAGPEERRVTLTP
- a CDS encoding ABC transporter permease is translated as MSLQVSQRERVREGSPWTGLWAVVAKEMADHLTSVRMRILELLIVLTAVGTVYASMENLRTTVSHDPFLFLRLFTTARDPLPAFVGFLGFLVPLIAIALGFDAVNGEFNRRTMSRVLAQPIYRDALLLGKFLARLFTLALVLTAIWLLIIGMGLLRLGVPPGGEEVARSLWFLLATIFYGGIWLGLAMVFSIVFRQPATAALASIAVWLFFTVFWSTIASLLAQLLQPIRFGFPQEILAQAKLELALTRLSPNTLYAEITLALLQPTVRAFGLVLPIQLQGAVLGTPLPLSQSVLLIWPHLTGLIAATILLFALGYVLFQRQEIRA
- a CDS encoding ABC transporter ATP-binding protein, encoding MGEPVIETHGLTKHYNGIVAVEELDLTVQRGEVFGMLGPNGSGKTTTILMILGLTEPTAGTVRVLGFDPAREPLSVKARVGYLPDQVGFYDEMTARENLIYIAKLNGLRRAEAYERIDEALEQMGLSEVADRPVGTFSRGMRQRLGVADLLIKRPQLVILDEPTQGLDPEAAREFLDIIRNLKAQDITVLLASHLLYQVQAVCDRVGLFREGRMVVEGTVKELAQRVCGSAYRVRLEVEGPTDALEKALRALPEVAEVRHPSENIYEVEAQRDLRREAARAVIEAGGQLCALELEEPSLDEIYARYFQEVSHVPASVSA
- a CDS encoding ABC transporter substrate-binding protein, whose translation is MRRVWIAVMVLSLVLLGGGWVPAFAQGGSAQGLTIFTRYPAQVAEPGETLNLSLTIRSSGISPQIVRLSVRDLPDGWTATFRGGGRVIKSVYVDSKEDASVSLRLEQPKGVAPGTYRLVVLAKGKTATAELPIELTVQEKLPPKLTLEVELPTLKGTPTTTFRYEAKLKNEGDEDLLVNLSAEAPEGFRVSFKPSFGTQEVTSLPVKANETKRINIEVKPPRETPAGQYQILVMVQGGEAQARLELTADVQGQPSLSVTAPDARLSGEAYAGRESPLQIVVRNTGSAPAHDVKLSATQPTGWSVEFDPKEIPEIPAGQQVEATAKIRPSDKAVAGDYMITIRARAEGGTSDSTDFRITVLTTTLWGVVGVALIAVAVAVVGLAVVRFGRR